The following proteins are co-located in the Treponema sp. J25 genome:
- a CDS encoding DnaJ domain-containing protein encodes MENYYEILGVSVDASEEAIKRAFREKAKKVHPDIAGEASQAEMRKLLSAYETLSHPQRREEYNRAYERFTKKYEFDYRTFLKERADDPESQAKLIFFDLLHLEEEEAIAVWRAQGGLDFPLDRYLDREDWMDCVFILAEELAKGGAYYEAFMLLVPVIREERRKPYFRHFMVEVDTFLRDLVRIKLPRFLSSQELVACLELLLDLGYSAHEEARWLKTMAEHLLALGYLQDARRVFLEALQRDPALPQTVQLRRKLGLTEK; translated from the coding sequence GTGGAAAACTATTACGAAATCCTGGGGGTTAGTGTCGACGCCAGCGAGGAGGCGATTAAGCGGGCCTTCCGGGAAAAGGCGAAGAAGGTACACCCTGATATTGCCGGCGAAGCAAGTCAGGCGGAAATGCGGAAGCTTCTTTCCGCGTACGAGACCCTTTCCCATCCCCAACGGAGGGAAGAATATAATCGAGCCTATGAACGGTTTACCAAAAAATATGAGTTTGATTATCGGACCTTTCTTAAAGAACGGGCGGATGACCCCGAAAGCCAGGCAAAACTGATATTTTTTGACCTCCTCCATCTGGAAGAAGAAGAGGCCATAGCGGTCTGGCGTGCCCAGGGGGGGCTTGATTTCCCCCTGGATCGATACCTGGATCGGGAAGATTGGATGGATTGCGTATTTATTCTGGCAGAGGAGCTTGCTAAGGGGGGAGCCTATTATGAGGCCTTTATGCTCCTTGTGCCGGTAATTAGAGAAGAACGGCGAAAGCCCTATTTCCGTCATTTCATGGTGGAAGTAGACACCTTTCTCCGGGATCTAGTACGAATAAAGCTTCCCCGGTTTTTGTCATCCCAGGAATTGGTGGCCTGCCTTGAACTTCTCCTTGATCTGGGGTATTCGGCCCATGAGGAAGCGCGATGGCTTAAGACCATGGCAGAACATCTGCTTGCCTTAGGATATCTGCAGGATGCACGGCGGGTTTTTCTCGAAGCTCTTCAGCGGGACCCCGCTTTGCCTCAGACCGTCCAGTTACGGCGCAAATTGGGTCTTACTGAAAAGTAA
- the map gene encoding type I methionyl aminopeptidase — MIRLKNHTQIEGIRKSCKLLARMFQELVPLVQEGVETRDLDQWVQRYIKQAGGKPAFLGYGDDANPYPAALCVSINNEVIHGIPGKRKIQKGDLVSLDCGINLEGYFSDQAVTVEVGVVSPEAQRLNKITQECLYKGIEQARYGNRLLQIARSVYQYAQSYGYGVVHQYCGHGVGFSPHEDPQVPNVPHGPNPRLIEGMVLAIEPMINLGTGDVTLLDDGWTVVTADGKLSAHWEHTIAIFQDHTEILTLPE, encoded by the coding sequence ATGATTCGTTTAAAAAATCATACCCAGATAGAGGGAATTAGAAAATCCTGTAAACTGCTGGCTCGTATGTTTCAAGAACTTGTTCCTCTGGTTCAGGAAGGGGTAGAGACTCGGGATCTGGATCAGTGGGTACAGCGGTATATTAAACAGGCGGGGGGAAAGCCCGCCTTTTTGGGGTATGGGGATGATGCGAACCCTTACCCCGCAGCCCTCTGTGTTTCCATTAATAACGAGGTCATTCATGGTATTCCGGGGAAACGAAAGATTCAGAAAGGAGATCTGGTTTCCCTCGATTGTGGTATCAACCTTGAGGGGTATTTCAGTGACCAGGCTGTGACCGTAGAAGTTGGAGTCGTAAGTCCAGAAGCCCAGAGACTTAACAAAATCACCCAGGAGTGCTTATACAAGGGAATAGAGCAGGCCCGGTATGGGAATCGGCTGCTTCAGATAGCCCGGTCCGTGTATCAATATGCCCAAAGTTATGGGTATGGGGTGGTGCATCAGTACTGTGGTCATGGGGTTGGTTTTTCTCCCCATGAAGACCCCCAGGTTCCTAATGTCCCCCACGGGCCAAACCCTCGCCTTATAGAAGGAATGGTACTCGCAATCGAGCCGATGATTAACCTGGGAACCGGGGATGTAACTCTTCTAGATGATGGCTGGACGGTGGTTACCGCGGATGGAAAACTCTCTGCCCACTGGGAGCATACGATCGCCATATTTCAGGACCATACGGAAATCCTTACCTTGCCCGAATGA
- a CDS encoding Do family serine endopeptidase produces MSLYDKLASKKFFVFNLVLVGVIFGFILAAVTILKGRSPETPVVYAETAPRTVPQDALSVAESLQNAFRSVADSVLPVIVQVNTVEIQRQQIPQFQGIPWEFFFGTPDDENSSPREREFRSRGVGSGIIVRRDGKNYFVLTNNHVAGQATEISVTLYDGKEYKAKLVGKDERKDLAMISFESTTEYPVAVLGDSDKVKVGDWAIAVGSPLGLMSSVTMGIISAVGRTGGPAGNINDFLQTDAAINQGNSGGALVNIRGEVVGINTWIASPSGGSVGLGFAIPINNAKRAIDDFISTGQVKYGWLGVSLIDVDKDMSNDLKLGDRKGALASQIFMGSPADKAGILPGDFITRLNGREVRNRDQLVLLVGDLKAGEKATFTIVRGGQERTVEVRIEERKEDKINDNSKYWPGLIVTPLTEDIRSTLKLDSKAEGLYVADVIAKSPAAIMGVQRGDRVVGVNGESVKTLFDFYRILNDRTKKDLYFEVIRGDTRLETMRYKR; encoded by the coding sequence ATGTCCCTGTATGATAAACTTGCCAGTAAGAAGTTCTTTGTCTTTAACCTGGTACTCGTAGGAGTCATTTTTGGTTTTATTTTGGCGGCAGTTACTATCCTTAAAGGACGATCCCCAGAAACTCCAGTGGTGTATGCCGAAACAGCCCCTCGCACGGTTCCGCAGGATGCTCTTTCTGTAGCTGAAAGCTTGCAAAACGCCTTTCGTTCTGTGGCAGACAGTGTGCTCCCGGTTATTGTACAGGTAAATACGGTGGAAATTCAAAGACAGCAAATTCCCCAGTTCCAGGGAATTCCCTGGGAATTCTTCTTTGGCACCCCTGATGATGAGAATTCTTCGCCACGAGAAAGGGAATTCCGGTCCCGTGGGGTAGGCTCAGGGATTATTGTCCGGCGGGATGGAAAGAACTATTTTGTGCTTACCAATAACCATGTGGCAGGTCAGGCTACAGAGATAAGTGTTACTCTTTATGATGGGAAAGAATATAAGGCTAAACTGGTAGGGAAGGATGAACGGAAAGACCTGGCGATGATTTCCTTTGAATCGACTACAGAATATCCAGTGGCGGTTCTTGGAGATTCTGATAAAGTAAAGGTAGGGGATTGGGCTATAGCGGTGGGAAGCCCCCTGGGTCTTATGTCATCGGTAACCATGGGGATTATCAGTGCTGTGGGGCGTACCGGAGGCCCCGCGGGCAACATTAATGATTTTCTTCAGACCGATGCGGCTATAAATCAGGGAAATTCCGGTGGCGCCCTTGTCAATATCCGGGGAGAAGTGGTGGGAATAAACACCTGGATTGCCTCTCCTTCGGGTGGGTCGGTAGGTCTCGGATTCGCCATACCGATTAATAACGCAAAACGGGCGATCGATGATTTTATTTCCACCGGTCAGGTGAAATATGGGTGGCTGGGGGTTTCCCTTATCGATGTGGATAAAGATATGAGTAATGATTTAAAGTTGGGCGATCGAAAGGGCGCTCTGGCCTCTCAAATTTTCATGGGTTCTCCTGCTGATAAGGCTGGTATTTTGCCCGGCGACTTTATTACCAGATTGAATGGGCGAGAGGTTCGAAATCGGGATCAACTGGTACTCCTTGTGGGAGATCTTAAAGCTGGGGAAAAGGCTACCTTCACCATTGTGAGAGGAGGACAAGAACGGACGGTGGAAGTTCGTATCGAAGAACGGAAAGAAGATAAGATTAATGACAACTCTAAATACTGGCCTGGTCTTATCGTGACTCCCCTAACGGAGGATATTAGGAGTACTCTAAAACTGGATTCTAAGGCGGAAGGCCTGTATGTGGCTGATGTCATTGCTAAGAGCCCCGCGGCTATCATGGGGGTCCAACGGGGTGATCGGGTGGTTGGAGTAAACGGGGAATCCGTAAAAACCCTGTTTGATTTTTATCGTATCTTAAACGATAGGACAAAGAAGGATCTCTACTTTGAAGTAATCCGGGGCGATACTCGCCTTGAGACCATGCGATATAAGCGGTAA
- a CDS encoding phosphoribosyltransferase, which yields MEKEFLPYDVVRNNALKLAYRIHQDGFVPDVIYVSLRGGAYLGNVISEYFKIVRAHDRPVYYAAVVARSYTDIRKQERVMVDGWTYDPAHLRTGDRVLLVDDIFDTGRTINRLAEIILEKGIPRKDLKVAVHDYKYFVDKVEQLPIQPDYWCRKHELSVNGTDRWIHYLSHELVGLTKEELEEYYYKDDPELRPVLDRIPTR from the coding sequence ATGGAAAAGGAATTTTTACCCTACGATGTGGTTCGAAACAACGCCTTAAAGCTGGCCTACCGGATTCATCAGGATGGTTTTGTACCTGATGTGATTTACGTTTCCCTGCGAGGTGGGGCTTACCTGGGAAACGTGATCAGCGAGTATTTTAAAATCGTACGAGCCCATGATCGACCCGTGTATTATGCCGCCGTGGTAGCCCGATCATACACGGATATTCGGAAACAGGAGCGGGTAATGGTTGATGGCTGGACCTATGACCCCGCCCATCTGCGTACCGGCGACCGGGTACTTCTCGTAGATGACATTTTTGATACGGGAAGAACGATTAATCGCCTCGCCGAAATTATTTTAGAAAAAGGAATTCCCCGGAAGGATCTTAAGGTAGCGGTCCACGATTATAAGTATTTTGTGGATAAGGTGGAACAACTACCCATCCAGCCTGATTATTGGTGCCGCAAGCATGAACTTTCGGTGAATGGGACGGATCGCTGGATCCACTATCTCAGTCACGAACTCGTGGGGCTTACCAAAGAAGAATTGGAAGAATATTACTATAAGGATGACCCCGAACTCCGGCCGGTGTTAGATAGAATTCCTACCCGATAA
- a CDS encoding DUF3276 family protein, which translates to MGIRGEIFSTKVHLENRTYFFNVKENRLGDLYLNIVESKNKDTGGFERQSIVLFAEDLKEFLKGFDESLRVLEKAYKEQQRQGREKSSEKAAKGEKPRANAGEGEQSGNTKKAHLRIKKERAKTKSSESSKNAGNPSSELPKTRKRAVQVRPVPPKE; encoded by the coding sequence ATGGGTATACGGGGAGAGATTTTTTCTACGAAGGTGCATCTAGAAAATCGTACCTATTTTTTTAATGTAAAAGAAAATCGATTAGGGGATCTTTATCTTAACATTGTAGAGAGTAAAAATAAAGACACCGGTGGATTCGAACGTCAATCGATAGTCCTCTTTGCCGAGGATCTTAAAGAATTCCTAAAAGGGTTCGACGAATCCCTGCGGGTGTTGGAAAAGGCCTATAAAGAACAGCAACGGCAGGGGCGAGAAAAATCCTCGGAGAAGGCGGCCAAAGGAGAAAAGCCCCGGGCGAATGCCGGCGAAGGGGAACAGAGCGGAAACACCAAAAAAGCACACCTTCGTATTAAAAAAGAAAGGGCAAAGACAAAGAGCAGCGAATCTTCCAAAAACGCAGGGAACCCTAGTTCTGAACTGCCGAAGACTCGTAAAAGGGCAGTTCAGGTTCGGCCGGTCCCTCCGAAGGAATAA